CATCATCGCTTATAAACTAAGAGATGTGGCAAAATTTCAGCAAGCTAGCATAGTTGATCTAGCTGAGAAAAATGGTGACATACTTGGTCAAGACAAGATAGACTCGATAAAAACGCAAATTCAGCCAAATACAAACAGATACGCTTTTACAAATGTCGATCCAGACGAAGTGCCATACGTGGGCATTTTGGTGCTTTATGCTGATCAAAGCAAGACAAATATCAAAGCTTATAAATCAACAAAAGAAGCAAAAGAGAAAAATATAGTTTTTGAGATAACTAAAAATGGCGTAAATACCATAGACGCTAGCGGCTCTAAGATCCAAGCAAGCAAATAAAA
This genomic stretch from Campylobacter concisus harbors:
- the tssJ gene encoding type VI secretion system lipoprotein TssJ, with protein sequence MKKTFKFLCSLIFMLFIAGCAKDLIISNTPNSNLNYHGDNVPVTIIAYKLRDVAKFQQASIVDLAEKNGDILGQDKIDSIKTQIQPNTNRYAFTNVDPDEVPYVGILVLYADQSKTNIKAYKSTKEAKEKNIVFEITKNGVNTIDASGSKIQASK